The DNA region CAATTGGCTACGCCTATTGGTTCAGCTGATAACTGGCCGTTAAAGGGGCTATCATAAACGTCGATATCAGTACtcgattgttgttgctgttgctgctgttgctggtgctgatgcGGCTcttgctgcaactgcaactgcaattgctgGCGATATCGAAAGCGCTGCAGGCGCTGTGCCAGCGGCGTCGATTGAGCTGGTCGATAGctgtaaaaaaaaagcgggaaatttcattaaaaaccCATGCGAATTCAAGGGTGCCGGTTGCTGCGATGTGTAGTGCTCGTGATAGGCAATCAAAATTCTATTAAGTTTTCATGACTTTAAGGGTCTAGCACGAATACAAAGAAGTCACAAAAGAAATCGCAGCAAATCCTATCCGCCAACAGCACTGAAGCAAAGGAGAcacgttttatttttggaccaactttttatgaaaaatacgcctataaataaatgctttaaatatgcatttgaTGGAAATATTACAGACACAGGagagtaataaaaaaaatattgttacaTTGCTCAATATATGTAAAgattgtaatatatttattttgctcataaaacaaatttattggttttaaatgtaaattgtatttaaatggTTTTCTTAAAGTTTCAACCATTTTCTAAAAAGCAGAAGTGCGCAAAAACTAGAAAtgaaacataaaaacttcatCAAAATCTGAATAATGACGCTGAATAAAACATCAATTATCAAcgaataatattttattttcgctcTGCCAATTTGCAATGATATCACGAAttgatttttcattaaaaCCATTTATTTTCGCAATTTCCATGCGTAAATTTGCACTTTTCAAGGTCCCCGGTGTGTTgatattgtttatttatgtgaTAAGCtcgttatttatttttcaattggCAAATTCATAACACACGCTCCACATATCAGAGTTGTGGACTGACTATCCCTAAACCATATCGACTTTCAAAAATATGATCCTTTGGCCATTTTGCAGTTCGTATTTTGTGTCTGGTTATTCATAAAGCGGCGTCACGGCATCCGCCATGTTGACTGCCACCGGAAATGCGACAGCagccattttttttgttcttttttccccgtttttttgttttttgcgcCGGCCACCGTTATCGCTGCTCTtgcgtgttgttgttggtattGCCAGTGCCTTTTGCCGGTGCCATCAAGTTAGCTTGTTGTAGTGCCATTTTATTGTCTCCACTTTTATTGTTCATGTTTTTTGCTGGCCCACGTAGCATGAAGCATATTCTGCAGGCAACCAGCTCGTGGCGCTGGTTCCAGTCGGAATTTGAATTGTAACTACAACAGGAAGAGCTGGTCGGTGCCAGGATCTGCTGTTTCTGGAATAGAACCTGCAAAGTGGCCGTTGTCTCTTTGGCCGTTTGGCCATCGGGTGATGGGTGATGGGTGGTAAGCTAACGAAGCTTGTAGCTGCATGCTTTTCTGCCCACATGCAAAGTCAACACGGCCACGGTCGCTCGACAACCGAATATTGTGGGCAAAATGTTGAATTGCCCTGGGCAACAAATGCCGTAACTGCATTAAATGTGACCAAAATATTCCAGCACTCCACATCCACTCGAAAAAAAGAGGGCTTAGGTCGCCAGTAAAACGAGAAATTGTCCAGGTACTAAACAAAATTTTCGGTTTCCCATAAAAGCAAATCTTCAATCATAAAACTAGACATTTATTTTGGACAAGTGTAAGCTCGTAAGTATTGGTTACATTTGGTTTAATTCAAGTTTCAATATTTTCGTGAGTGCATTACTGTATGGGCTGCAAATTGAATGCGAAACCCTTTGATTGACAGGCCTACCGATTTGTTGCTGACGTAACTCGGCTCACAAATTAAACGTCCAAATCGTTGGCAAAAATGCTGATTACAAGCAGTACTGATACGAATAAAATGACAGAGGCGGCACTAAATTGGCAAACAAAGGGCGGTCGAAAATGTCTGCAAAAGAAggagcaaaagcaacagcagcagcagcagcaggatcgCCATGCCATGTCAATCAAATCACATATCATGCCAATTTTCTATGCAGGTTCTCCTCGCCCCAGTGCTCTGCACTGCAGGATGAGATCCTGGCAATTGCTCATATCCATGACGAGATGATTTGACAGTCGcagcgtgggcgtggccaaggGGTTAGCAGCAGACGACGGGGATGGTTAGGGGTCATGGATTGGTGGGTTTAGGTATGGTACATGAAGTACGTGTACAAGGAACTCGGCTGAAGAGACTTGGCCCGGCGCAACACAATGGCACATCACACATCTCCCGCCGTCAGCAGCGCGTTGGCAACATCAATGGGCAGTCAAATGCAAAGCACATACGTAATCCCAGTGAAAGTGGGTGGGCTGATGGGCTGGAGAGGCGTCATCCACACGAGTTTGCCCTATCAGCCAGCCGGTGAGGGCGATAAGCACTGTGGCAGTGACATGGCAAGTGCGAGTttgagtgtgagtgcgagaAGGGCGAAGTGAACGCAGTTAACAGCAACTGCTGTCGTCGCATTTTGTTGTCGCTTGATAAAACTGCTGCGTTGCATTAAATTAAACTCATGCGGTGTATTTAAATGCCGCATCGTCGAGGGTCGAGGCTCTGGAGTCAACTAAGAGTCGAGTAAAAAtagcaacggcaacagcaacagcaacaccaatcGTTTTAATGCAATTGctgacagcagcaacaacatcgcCAGTGAGTGACAGCAATTTCCTTTCCAATTTGcgctttgtttttattaatcaGACATATAGCCAgggcaagaaaaataaaataaaataatgtgCAAAAAATTGTAAAGAAAGCGAAATGAGGCGAGATGTACTGCAAATGAGCTGGGGGCTGCAATGAAGTGCAAAACAATTTAGAGCACCATATCGCAATGAGTTGAGTGAGGGATATGTTAATATTGCGCCATATTAATCATTCCACTTTAGGAGGCGGGACTCATAAGAAACAAACGTGGGAAGTTGCTGTGACCTTATTAACCCTATAAGCTTTTCCAGTATGAAGTCACATACTGTGAACAATACAAAACACTACGCTAACCAAACACTAAATCAATTTGAAGCCAAAGTGGAGCACTCTGAATTGAACTGGGTTATCGCAATGCAATAAATCAAACTCCCTTTCAATCAAACTTGACAAATGCCTTTCCGCTACCTTTCTCCAGCTCAATTAGCCTTCGCCGGTCAACGAACTGCATTCCGTGGACTCTCGCTCCGCACTTGATATTATATAGTAGTTGTGGCGCACTTGAATCGCTGCAGCTGCTAGACCCTCACATTATCCAGTTTTTTCTTTCCCCTTCCCCGATTTGCTCTGCATGATTGCACTGCTGTTGGAGGGGGATACCCTTGTAATTTTGTTGTTAACAAATGCAATGCGTAACCCGCTTGAAACTCAGCTCGATTCGAATCAAATCAGCGATTGTGCAACAGCTTGAAGTGACACGCTCAgtgcatccacatccacatccacatctaAATCTAAATCCACCCAGTTGCCCCGCGTGACCTGGCCACGCATCGATGGCAGTCGAGAATTCCACTGGCTGGGAtacgaatccgaatccgattcCGTTGGCGATGTCGATGGCGATGCCACAAAAGACCCGACTTATTGATCGATTTGTTGCCACACTATTTGAGCGGTTTGCACTTGAGCTGCTTACAACTATGGTACTGTTGCCATTACGACGAATGGGCCGCCACCTTATCGACCCAATCGAACGGGCAATCGGCAATCAATCGCGATGCCATTCGATATGCAAATGTTGGCCAAACTGTTGCAGCCATCGTGTTGCCAATTCGGTCGAGTCGAGTTCAGTTGAATCGAGGGTGTCAAGGTTAGTTTGGCTTACACGTTTGGCTCATTTACATGGCTCCCTTCTCTCTTGTATGGCCATTGAAGCATCCGCTAAACTTCAGCAAATTGCGGCGGGTGCAAGGGtttggaaaatggaaaatggaaaatagaGAATAGAAAAGCTAAACGCAGTTTGGGTTAGTTGCCTTACTGGCTATTCCTTCGCCACTCACTGTTCTCTATCTCTGTTCCCTGCACTTTTGGCCCCTTTGTCAATTTACCTTTGGCTGTGCAAACTTTCGCGCTGCTCCGTCTGAAAGTCCAAATCCCACTGGTCGTCTCGGGAAAATCCTCCATCTTGCAGCAGGTGATTCAATGGCAGCGATTTCTCAGCAGATTTGCCCCAGGTCATTTCATTACCAAAGTCAACAGAAGTTTCCTGCTGCCattgctgctcctgctgcagcttctCGTTGCTGTTAATAAAATTTTCCAGCTGGCTCGTCGACTTCCAGTTTTTGTGCTCCGTTGGAGTCCTGCTCATTGCCAATTCAAATGCACTCTGATGGCAGCCATTGTGCGATGTCCTGGGAATTACTGGGAGTGCCGATGTCGTTGTAGAAGCCGGTGCATAGGGACTTGAGCCCAGCTCGTTATGGTCCTGCCCATTGTATTGTCTCACTGCCGATTGATTCGCAGTCATTGGCAATTGATTTATGCCCAGAGCGTAATCATCGTAGCTATTGCTGGAACTGGGCAGGCCCATCTGGCTGCCCATCTTGCTACCCATCTGGCtacccaatcccaatcccaatcccataCCCATACCGATACCATTGCCAATCGCATCATCCTGGCTGCTGGCTCTCTGGAGCGAGAAGCTGCTCTGGCTGCGGCTCCTTTGACGGGATTccttctttttggccaactcagCCGGCGAGGGGGCGAAGAGGTTCCGGATGCTGGCATTCCGTTGCCTTAAGTCCACTTCGCTGCCGCCTGACTTAACCTGGTTTTGATGGAGAGACGCGTAATTGTAAATGGAAAGCTCTTGCCCAATTTCGGGTTCATGCTCAAGCAAAGGGGAAGCAAACTTTCGGTGTTAGTAGAATCGAACAACGGGGTGTAACGGCAGAACAATTGTTATCTTACGAATAGTGCCAAACCAACAATAATTTAAGCCATCAACGCGAACACAACTCAACGCAATTCAACTCAATGAAACTCAAGTAGAAACCAAACTGGAAGGAAAACTCCACGGACAGAGAGGACAATGCTCGGTCAATTCGGCGCCCTTTCATAATCGGATGAAAACATTTGTGGAGTGCTACTTACACTCGTCCTCGAGGCAAGTGACATTGAATGAGGCGGACTCGAGGAGGCCAACTAGGAGACTTTTCCTCCTCCAGCCGACTGGGGTCATCAAGTGGATGTGGCACACAGCTACCAGCAGCGTTTGCACTTGCCGAtttttcctcgcttttccttGTGGCAAGTGTATCTCAAGGCTGCATGAATCAATTCGGTGAAGTGaattggtgtgtgtgtgtgtgtgtgtgtggaaagtTCAGGAAAACCCAACGATGGCCAGAGTGAGAGatagagaaagagagagagagagagaggaaacatcaaaatttcaaaatcGTTAGACAGATTAGCATAAGCGGATAATTCCGGAAAAACACAGCAATggcaacgacaacaacagAAGCAAAGAGCCAGAAAAAATCGTTTTGGTATCCAAAGAGAAACGGACAGCATGTGTGAAGCGTTTAAGTGCTGATGTCCGTCTATGTCGATGCCAGCGGAGCAGGGGGCGATGctttgggggggggggggtttCCTGCTTTGGGTTTAGGAAAATTCTGGGCGGTGGGAAAACTAAGGCCGAAAACGAAAGCACTCCTCCGGCACTTCTTCCAGCTCAGTGGAACTGCAgcacacaaaaagaaaaaatgaaaaaaaaaaaaccaaaggaaaATCCGGCAATATCTTGAAGCACAGATATTTCGTGTTTACCAAATACCAACAGCAGTCACAAATGGAAATGCGTGGAAATGTAGCTTTCAAACAATTTTCGACTATGTTGGCTGCATATTTTCCTATTTACGCTCGGCAAAAGACAAACAGGGCGGATCAGCAATGTCACTGAATGTAGATCTTTGAAAATGTGCTCGCGTTTGTgtgccaaataaatattaaataggagcacatatatatatttttacccGCCGCAAATACTTGCCATACTTTACTTAATGCGTAAAGCCATGTCGTGGAAAGTATGCTTTCCTTTTGATttcgtatttaaatttaagctCTTTCGTTGCCATACtgaaatgtgtgtgtgttttaaaAAGCAGTTTTAATCAACTCTTATCGTTTTTTGTCTTGCTGCATTTGATGGCCATATGTGGCACAGTACGAGCAGATTTAATGATGAATGCTagcaaaaatgcattttagaTTCTCTGCCAGGCTGTCCACAGAGAGTTTTCCAGCCCTGGGAAAAAGCGATTTTCCCCAGCTTGCTTTCCCGCATCGTGTCTCTTTTTACCCGCTCCTTGGCATTGACATTTTTCAGCTGTAAGACAGGAAtactttccattttttctCCTTGCAGCtcttgcgtgtgtgtgtgtgtgtgcgtgtgtgtggttttTCAGCCAAAATAATCAAACGTGGTTTGGGACTCTcaaacccacacacacacacacaaccacacacacacacacgcagaaTGCATGCACGAAGATGGCGAAAGGAGAAGATTCCTATCCGATGCAGCGTTACATCTGTTTTGTTTGTCCTGAGAGGGAAAAGATGGAAAAAGGACGAGAGCCGAGGACTGAGGGAAGCCCACAAAAAATTGCATGTCAAGTGAAATTACTTGTTTGCCAAAGAGAAACGGGTTACGAATAGGGAAGGGATGCGAAGGATACGGCTTGGAATGACAACTGCAGCTCACGTATACTCACGCACTTGCACACACAACAACACTCtggcacacacgcacacacacaccgtaCTCACACTACACATGTGTGCAACAACTATACCCTGTGTGAGTCCTGCAAGTCCTGAGAGTCCTGCCTGAGACTTTGATATATACGCAGGCGACACTTCGATCTGCCGGAATATGCGGCTAAGCACGATAAATTGAGATGAATGTCTGGCATGCAGCTAAGTCTCTACAGCTATCTgtctatatatctatctatctatctatgtatctatctatctattcGTCTATATATCCGTTCGGGCAGCTCAATGCGAGTCATCTTATGCTCTCCGCACTTGACACATTCCGGGTAAAGTGCATTTGCCTGTTGGCTGTCTATCTTTCTCTCGCTTCTGGCCAAATGATTTTTTGAATACCTCTTGTCCGCAGATAACAAGGGTATTTTAGAATATTCCATTAAAATTTTATagaataattatattttcaaaatgatAATAATCCTATATAGCTAAAGAAAGCATAATCTCTATTCTTAAgcgaataaaatgaaataggatatattttttaaggaAAGTCTTTATAGAGTCAGTTAAAGAACTATGTTCATTTTGTTGGTATGGCCAAAAAATGCATCAACTTACAGGGTATAAGCGGTCTTAATAGGTTTTCATTTCGGCTTTAACTGACTGACGTCTAGACGCATAGCTCCGCAAGCGATGGAGGCGGCTATAAATATTCGAATATGTATTCCACTACATATGGACCATAAAAATGCACTCCCGacaattttaacttttatttccCACTCGCAATCCCGTCGAGAACTCGTCTTCGACTCTCGGCGACGAGCCATTAAAATGCGACACGCATTTGGGCCTTCTGTATGGCAGTAgtgcattgcattgcattgcataaTTTAAGGCGTGCGGGAGTGAGCCGG from Drosophila santomea strain STO CAGO 1482 chromosome 3R, Prin_Dsan_1.1, whole genome shotgun sequence includes:
- the LOC120451154 gene encoding extracellular serine/threonine protein CG31145 isoform X3; amino-acid sequence: MSLASRTSVKSGGSEVDLRQRNASIRNLFAPSPAELAKKKESRQRSRSQSSFSLQRASSQDDAIGNGIGMGMGLGLGLGSQMGSKMGSQMGLPSSSNSYDDYALGINQLPMTANQSAVRQYNGQDHNELGSSPYAPASTTTSALPVIPRTSHNGCHQSAFELAMSRTPTEHKNWKSTSQLENFINSNEKLQQEQQWQQETSVDFGNEMTWGKSAEKSLPLNHLLQDGGFSRDDQWDLDFQTEQRESLHSQSYRPAQSTPLAQRLQRFRYRQQLQLQLQQEPHQHQQQQQQQQQSSTDIDVYDSPFNGQLSAEPIGVANWRRGNLEGPVGGRAPVEAEHSAEQAELPPDRVLYPDSEPEEEEAAPRRRVVIRRRIVRTSRTNTQEPQTPDPQTVQSSNDSSTPAEINGRNLGWLTRLRSFGSINRKHQQTAAPAAQLGQQIANSVASNSSCNTNNPIMAVLRTMKLKERLVISLGATLVLLTLLLIVDVQMDFGVANRHLLQQQQHQKIRLGNDYDATGGGGGGMLHEFKRKFLQKSPVINQRIPCEFAWAWNVGFDGWMAS